Below is a window of Methanocaldococcus jannaschii DSM 2661 DNA.
TTTTTATAAAAAATGAAAGAAATTTAGGTAGAGGAGCCAGTAGAAATAAAGCTGTTAATATAGCAAGGGGGAAGTATATTGCCATATTAGACGCTGATGATATTGCATTACCTAAAAGATTAGAAAAACAATTTAAATATATGGAAAATAATAGAGACATTGATTTATTGTTTAGCTGGGTTTATTTTATTGATGAAAATGGAAATATTTTAAAAGAGTTTAAGCCAGAAAAATATAAATTTAAAGAAATTAAAAAATATTTTTTCAAAGAACATTTAACTGTTCATCCATCTATGATGGTAAAGAGTAAAATCTTAAAGAAATTAAAATACGATGAGAAATTAATTAGGTCTCAAGACTACGATTTTTGGATTAGATGTATAGCCAATGATTACAAATTTGACATAATTGAGGAATTTTTATTAAAATATAGAATTCCAAATAGAGACAATTATTTAAGCAGAATCAAAAAACAAAAATTATATTCTTACTATACCTTAAAAACACATTGGAAAAATAAAAAACATTTCTGCAACAATGTTTATTTTTGGAAAGTATTTTTTTATAGTTTGGTAGTATATTTATTTATCGTATTAACGCCAACATTTATTTTAAAGATTTTAATCGATATAAAAGATAAAAAGACTGAAATTAGTACGAAAGGACATTAAAGGTGGAATTATGGTTAAAATCTTAGGAGTAAAATATTTTTTACATGATAGTGGTGTTTTTTATATTGATACAAAGAATAAGGAGATTTTTGGAATCTTAACTGAAAGAGTTACGAGAATAAAGCATGATGGTGGGACAGTAATTCCAATA
It encodes the following:
- a CDS encoding glycosyltransferase family 2 protein, whose product is MDKPLVSVVMATYNEPEKYLKESIESIXNQTXKDFXFIIVLDNPNNKKAEEIIKEYQQKDKRIIFIKNERNLGRGASRNKAVNIARGKYIAILDADDIALPKRLEKQFKYMENNRDIDLLFSWVYFIDENGNILKEFKPEKYKFKEIKKYFFKEHLTVHPSMMVKSKILKKLKYDEKLIRSQDYDFWIRCIANDYKFDIIEEFLLKYRIPNRDNYLSRIKKQKLYSYYTLKTHWKNKKHFCNNVYFWKVFFYSLVVYLFIVLTPTFILKILIDIKDKKTEISTKGH